A part of Neovison vison isolate M4711 chromosome 6, ASM_NN_V1, whole genome shotgun sequence genomic DNA contains:
- the TNNC1 gene encoding troponin C, slow skeletal and cardiac muscles — MDDIYKAAVEQLTEEQKNEFKAAFDIFVLGAEDGCISTKELGKVMRMLGQNPTPEELQEMIDEVDEDGSGTVDFDEFLVMMVRCMKDDSKGKSEEELSDLFRMFDKNADGYIDLDELKVMLQATGETITEDDIEELMKDGDKNNDGRIDYDEFLEFMKGVE, encoded by the exons GTAGAACAGCTGACAGAAGAGCAGAAAAATG AATTCAAGGCAGCCTTTGACATCTTCGTGCTGGGCGCCGAGGATGGCTGCATTAGCACCAAGGAGCTGGGCAAGGTGATGAGGATGCTGGGCCAGAACCCCACACCTGAGGAGCTGCAGGAGATGATTGATGAGGTGGATGAGGACG GCAGCGGCACAGTGGACTTCGATGAGTTCCTAGTCATGATGGTTCGGTGCATGAAGGATGACAGCAAGGGAAAGTCTGAGGAGGAGCTGTCGGACCTCTTCCGCATGTTTGACAA AAATGCTGATGGCTACATAGACCTGGACGAGCTGAAGGTGATGCTTCAGGCTACAGGCGAGACCATCACGGAAGATGACATTGAGGAGCTCATGAAGGATGGTGACAAGAACAATGATGGCCGCATTGACTATGACG AGTTTCTGGAGTTCATGAAAGGGGTGGAGTAG